Proteins from one Paenibacillus amylolyticus genomic window:
- the ychF gene encoding redox-regulated ATPase YchF — protein sequence MSLSVGIVGLPNVGKSTLFNAITQAGAESANYPFCTIDPNVGIVEVPDERLDKLTELVVPKKTVPTAFEFVDIAGLVRGASKGEGLGNKFLAHIREVDAIVHVVRCFVDENITHVDGKIDPVSDIQTINLELILADIESVEKKIERSKKNMKGGNKSASQEVEVLEKVKAVLYEDKPARSMELTDDERLIIRDLHLLTLKPVLYAANVAEDEIGDVANNAYVQKVREFAAAENAEVVPISAKVEEEISELEGEDKQMFLEELGIEDSGLNLLIKAAYKLLGLYTYFTAGVQEVRAWTIRKGTKAPGAAGVIHTDFERGFIRAEVVSYDDLVAAGSMNGAKERGQLRLEGKEYVVNDGDVMHFRFNV from the coding sequence ATGTCTCTCTCTGTTGGGATCGTGGGTTTGCCGAACGTTGGTAAATCTACATTGTTTAATGCAATTACACAAGCAGGTGCCGAATCGGCAAACTATCCGTTCTGTACGATTGACCCTAACGTGGGGATCGTTGAAGTACCCGATGAGCGTTTGGACAAATTGACAGAACTCGTTGTACCTAAGAAAACAGTACCAACCGCGTTTGAGTTTGTAGATATCGCTGGTTTGGTTCGCGGTGCGAGCAAAGGCGAAGGTCTGGGCAACAAGTTCCTTGCCCACATCCGTGAAGTGGATGCAATTGTACACGTGGTACGTTGCTTTGTAGATGAGAACATCACACACGTCGATGGCAAAATTGACCCGGTAAGTGATATCCAGACGATCAATCTGGAGCTGATCTTGGCCGATATCGAGAGTGTTGAGAAGAAAATCGAACGCTCCAAGAAAAACATGAAGGGCGGCAACAAGTCTGCCTCTCAGGAAGTGGAAGTGTTGGAGAAAGTGAAGGCTGTTCTGTACGAAGACAAGCCGGCACGCAGCATGGAGCTTACAGATGACGAGCGTCTGATCATTCGTGATCTGCACTTGCTTACCCTGAAGCCTGTTCTGTACGCAGCGAATGTAGCCGAGGACGAAATCGGCGACGTGGCAAACAATGCTTACGTGCAAAAAGTAAGAGAATTCGCAGCTGCTGAAAATGCAGAAGTGGTGCCGATTAGCGCGAAGGTTGAAGAAGAGATCTCCGAGCTGGAAGGCGAAGATAAACAAATGTTCCTGGAAGAACTCGGTATTGAGGATTCCGGTCTGAACCTGTTAATTAAAGCAGCTTACAAATTGCTCGGTCTGTACACATACTTCACAGCTGGTGTGCAGGAAGTTCGCGCGTGGACGATCCGTAAAGGAACCAAAGCGCCTGGCGCAGCGGGTGTTATCCACACAGACTTCGAACGCGGATTCATCCGTGCTGAGGTAGTTTCTTATGACGATCTGGTTGCAGCAGGTTCCATGAACGGTGCCAAAGAGCGCGGTCAACTGCGTCTGGAAGGTAAAGAATACGTAGTGAATGACGGCGACGTTATGCACTTCCGTTTCAACGTTTAA
- a CDS encoding SUKH-4 family immunity protein, protein MENQNTVRYDRSLVEAAQLPQETQDLLLLSGLPQFHMNQEALLGIHFEAKMDQGLIHTKDGRKTMFPIGYEWDETTALLGLEAHTGSLYTLNVHTGEYGVINSSLSLFLTFLQRYAVFVNEYSRSYEPSVMTLEQAQAKLAAFRRGEVTPPAQKNSPQARKQALKQLRLFYTDSDPVSVAKEDSRWSVVLEQLEDEIL, encoded by the coding sequence ATGGAGAATCAGAATACAGTTCGATACGACCGATCGCTTGTAGAAGCTGCGCAATTGCCGCAAGAGACACAGGACCTGTTACTTCTGTCCGGATTACCTCAGTTCCATATGAATCAGGAAGCTCTCCTGGGCATTCATTTTGAAGCAAAGATGGATCAGGGTCTCATTCACACGAAAGATGGACGTAAAACAATGTTTCCTATTGGTTACGAATGGGATGAAACCACCGCCTTGTTGGGTCTTGAAGCGCATACGGGGTCGCTCTACACGCTGAATGTTCATACCGGTGAATATGGTGTAATAAACTCCAGTTTAAGCTTGTTTCTGACATTCCTGCAAAGGTATGCTGTATTCGTCAACGAATATTCCCGGTCATATGAGCCGAGTGTGATGACGCTGGAGCAAGCCCAAGCCAAGTTGGCTGCTTTTCGGCGAGGTGAAGTTACACCTCCTGCGCAGAAAAATTCACCACAAGCGAGGAAGCAAGCACTCAAGCAGCTGCGGTTGTTTTATACGGATAGTGATCCGGTGAGTGTTGCAAAAGAGGATTCGCGGTGGAGTGTTGTGCTTGAACAGTTGGAGGACGAGATATTATAG
- the prfA gene encoding peptide chain release factor 1, producing the protein MLDKLQALADRYDKLSELLCDPDVASDNKKLREYSKEQSDLQPTYEAYNEYKQVTQDLEAAKEMQGEKLDDEMREMVKMEIEELSTRQKELDELIRVLMLPKDPNDDKNVIVEIRGAAGGDEAALFAADLYRMYTRYADAQGWRVELMDVNTNDLGGFKEVVFLINGRGAYSKMKYESGAHRVQRIPTTESGGRIHTSTSTVAVMPEAEDFDIEIHDKDIRVDTFCSSGAGGQSVNTTKSAVRVTHVPTGIVATCQDGKSQNSNKEKALQVLRTRIFDMKRMEEEAKISVERKSKVGTGDRSERIRTYNFPQSRVTDHRIGLTMHKLDQVMNGEIEDILSALTIAQQTEMMDRGE; encoded by the coding sequence ATGTTGGATAAATTACAGGCGTTAGCCGACCGTTATGATAAATTGAGCGAGCTTTTGTGTGACCCGGATGTGGCAAGTGACAACAAAAAGTTGCGTGAATACTCCAAAGAACAATCCGATCTGCAACCGACTTACGAAGCGTACAATGAATACAAACAGGTAACTCAGGATCTCGAAGCTGCAAAGGAAATGCAGGGGGAGAAACTGGATGACGAGATGCGTGAAATGGTCAAAATGGAAATTGAAGAGCTGAGCACTCGCCAGAAAGAACTGGACGAATTGATTCGTGTACTCATGCTGCCGAAAGATCCGAATGACGACAAAAACGTTATTGTTGAGATTCGCGGGGCAGCTGGTGGAGATGAAGCTGCGTTGTTTGCAGCAGATCTGTACCGGATGTACACACGTTATGCAGATGCACAAGGCTGGCGTGTAGAGCTGATGGACGTTAATACGAATGATCTCGGTGGATTCAAAGAGGTTGTTTTCCTGATTAACGGTCGTGGCGCTTACAGCAAAATGAAATACGAAAGCGGCGCACACCGTGTGCAGCGCATCCCTACAACCGAATCGGGCGGACGTATTCATACGTCAACTTCAACGGTTGCGGTTATGCCTGAAGCCGAGGATTTCGATATCGAAATCCATGACAAAGACATTCGTGTGGATACGTTCTGTTCCAGTGGTGCTGGTGGACAATCGGTTAATACGACGAAATCCGCAGTACGGGTAACACACGTACCAACGGGCATCGTAGCGACGTGTCAGGATGGAAAATCACAGAACTCCAACAAGGAAAAAGCGTTGCAGGTTCTGCGTACTCGTATCTTCGATATGAAACGTATGGAAGAGGAAGCGAAAATCTCTGTTGAGCGGAAGAGCAAAGTCGGAACGGGTGACCGCAGTGAGCGGATTCGTACGTACAACTTCCCGCAAAGCCGTGTAACGGATCACCGTATCGGCCTGACGATGCATAAGCTGGACCAGGTGATGAACGGAGAGATTGAAGATATTTTGTCTGCACTGACGATTGCTCAGCAGACTGAGATGATGGATAGAGGAGAATAA